From a region of the Halolamina sp. CBA1230 genome:
- a CDS encoding excinuclease ABC subunit C yields the protein MDASEVRERAGDLPREPGVYQFLDRDGDTVLYVGKAVDIRDRVRSYADHRGGFAASSRANGEAVSGPRSDRIRKMVARADAVDTAVTDTETQALLLEANLIKRHQPRYNVRLKDDKSYPLVQLTDHEYPRIEITRDPDDAATVFGPYTRKGDVETVVKAIRETYGLRGCSDHKFSNRDRPCIDHEMGLCSAPCVDAIDAESYAEDVESAVRFFEGETGVLADPLRREMESAAQSEEFERAANARDRLEAVESFHGEGGEAVSSPGNRQEIDVLAAVVEGGDATVARLHADAGQLVDRSRHRLDAPEGEDRVATLLSAFLTQYYAERELPEAILLSERPDDQDVLDWLETAGVDVSVPGAGREGKLVELALKNARSGVGGADDPVGALGQALDIPRPERIEGFDVSHAQGKAVVGSDVCFVGGSAEKSGYRRKKLPERNDDYANMRELVRWRAERAVDGIDDRPDPDLLLIDGGEGQLGAATDALDEVGWDVPCIALAKSEELVITPDNVERFDDDAPHLHLLQRVRDEAHRFAVQYHQSVRDEVTTALDEVEGVGPATRKRLLRRFGSVDAIREAGESALRDVDGVGPTTAERIARRL from the coding sequence ATGGACGCGAGCGAGGTCCGCGAACGCGCCGGCGACCTCCCCCGGGAGCCCGGCGTCTACCAGTTCCTCGACCGCGACGGCGACACGGTTCTCTACGTCGGCAAGGCGGTCGACATCCGCGACCGCGTGCGCTCCTACGCCGACCATCGAGGCGGCTTCGCCGCCTCGAGCCGCGCGAACGGCGAAGCCGTGAGCGGACCGCGGAGCGATCGCATCCGGAAGATGGTGGCCCGCGCCGACGCCGTCGACACCGCCGTCACCGACACCGAAACACAGGCGCTGCTGCTCGAAGCGAACCTGATCAAGCGCCACCAGCCGCGGTACAACGTCCGGCTGAAGGACGACAAATCCTACCCACTGGTGCAGTTGACCGACCACGAGTACCCCCGGATCGAGATCACCCGCGACCCCGACGACGCCGCCACGGTCTTCGGCCCGTACACCCGGAAGGGCGACGTCGAGACGGTCGTGAAGGCGATCCGGGAGACGTACGGGCTGCGGGGCTGTTCGGACCACAAGTTCAGCAACCGCGACCGTCCCTGCATCGACCACGAGATGGGACTCTGTTCGGCGCCCTGCGTCGACGCGATCGACGCCGAGAGCTACGCGGAGGACGTCGAGAGCGCGGTCCGCTTCTTCGAAGGTGAGACGGGCGTCCTCGCCGACCCGCTCCGCCGGGAGATGGAGAGCGCCGCACAGAGCGAGGAGTTCGAGCGCGCCGCCAACGCCCGGGACCGCCTCGAAGCGGTCGAGTCGTTCCACGGCGAGGGCGGCGAGGCGGTCTCCTCGCCCGGGAATCGCCAGGAAATCGACGTACTCGCGGCGGTCGTAGAGGGTGGTGACGCCACAGTCGCGCGACTCCACGCCGACGCCGGGCAGTTGGTGGACCGCTCCAGACACCGCCTCGACGCCCCGGAGGGCGAGGACCGCGTCGCGACGCTGCTCTCAGCGTTCCTCACCCAGTACTACGCCGAACGCGAACTCCCCGAGGCGATCCTGCTCTCGGAGCGGCCGGACGACCAGGACGTGCTCGACTGGCTCGAGACCGCCGGCGTCGACGTGTCGGTTCCGGGCGCAGGCCGGGAGGGGAAGCTCGTCGAACTCGCGCTGAAAAACGCCCGCAGCGGCGTCGGCGGCGCCGACGACCCCGTGGGCGCGCTCGGGCAGGCGCTCGACATCCCGCGCCCCGAGCGGATCGAGGGGTTCGACGTGAGCCACGCCCAAGGGAAGGCGGTCGTCGGCAGCGACGTCTGCTTCGTCGGCGGGAGCGCCGAGAAGTCGGGCTACCGGCGGAAGAAGCTGCCCGAGCGCAACGACGACTACGCCAACATGCGCGAACTGGTGCGCTGGCGGGCCGAACGCGCCGTCGACGGGATAGACGACCGCCCCGATCCGGACCTGCTGCTGATCGACGGCGGCGAGGGGCAGCTGGGCGCCGCGACGGACGCGCTCGACGAGGTCGGCTGGGACGTCCCCTGCATCGCGCTGGCGAAGTCGGAGGAGCTGGTGATCACGCCCGACAACGTGGAGCGGTTCGACGACGACGCCCCCCACCTCCACCTGCTCCAGCGGGTGCGCGACGAGGCCCACCGCTTCGCGGTCCAGTACCACCAGAGCGTCCGCGACGAGGTGACGACCGCGCTCGACGAGGTGGAGGGCGTGGGGCCGGCGACCCGGAAGCGGCTGCTCCGGCGGTTCGGCTCGGTCGACGCGATCCGCGAGGCCGGCGAGTCGGCGCTGCGGGACGTCGACGGCGTCGGGCCGACGACCGCCGAACGGATCGCCCGACGGCTGTGA
- a CDS encoding ferritin-like domain-containing protein, giving the protein MTDRDDTGSTDGQSRRNFLTTSAVAGGALLSLGGATGVALADTEQAFDDVEGTDVDVLNYALSLEQFESAFYETALETFDEAAFDDSDAVELYDAETVYGYVETLADHEAEHVEVLTEAVELLGGEPAEPAEYEFGFEEVGEFFSLAAVIENAGVAAYAGAAPFVESPDLLAVALSIHSVEARHAALANQLAGTSPFPDAFDGASSQSDVLDTVGQFVADEENGDETDTPEDGTETPDGNETDTPADNGTDTPADNGTDTPAGNETTPDGPGNETATPNDTAGNETAPNGD; this is encoded by the coding sequence ATGACCGACAGAGACGACACAGGTTCGACTGACGGGCAGTCCAGGCGGAACTTTCTGACCACCTCGGCGGTAGCCGGCGGCGCGCTGCTGAGCCTCGGCGGCGCCACGGGCGTCGCGCTCGCCGACACCGAGCAGGCGTTCGACGACGTGGAGGGAACCGACGTCGACGTGCTGAACTACGCGCTGTCGCTCGAGCAGTTCGAGAGCGCGTTCTACGAAACGGCGCTCGAGACGTTCGACGAGGCGGCGTTCGACGACTCGGACGCCGTCGAACTGTACGACGCCGAGACGGTGTACGGCTACGTCGAGACGCTCGCGGACCACGAGGCCGAGCACGTCGAGGTGCTCACGGAGGCCGTCGAACTGCTCGGCGGCGAGCCCGCCGAGCCCGCGGAGTACGAGTTCGGGTTCGAGGAGGTGGGCGAGTTCTTCTCGCTGGCGGCGGTGATCGAGAACGCCGGGGTCGCCGCGTACGCGGGTGCCGCGCCGTTCGTCGAGAGCCCCGATCTGCTCGCCGTCGCGCTGTCGATCCACAGCGTCGAGGCGCGCCACGCGGCGCTGGCGAACCAACTCGCCGGGACGTCGCCGTTCCCGGACGCGTTCGACGGTGCGAGCAGCCAGTCCGACGTGCTCGACACCGTGGGCCAGTTCGTGGCTGACGAGGAGAACGGTGACGAAACAGACACGCCCGAGGACGGGACCGAGACGCCGGACGGGAACGAGACGGACACCCCGGCAGACAACGGGACTGACACCCCAGCAGACAACGGAACGGACACCCCGGCCGGCAACGAGACGACGCCGGACGGGCCTGGCAACGAGACTGCGACGCCGAACGACACTGCCGGCAACGAGACGGCCCCGAACGGGGACTGA
- a CDS encoding aminopeptidase, giving the protein MDERIREHARTLVDWSARIEAGDDVVLSVAEGAHDLAVAVAEELGERDANVVTLYGSDEVDRAYTRAHSGEFDEDPEYERALYEHADAVLRLGGGRNTTEGADVPSEKRQAKGRARQGIREARMDTDWVSTVHPTRALAQQAGMSYEEYQQFVYDAILRDWAELAEKMATMKEILDEGSEVRIVKEDTDLTMSIEGRTAVNSAASVAYDSHNLPSGEVFTAPHATEGEVFFDVPMTINSQRVRNVHLTFEDGEVVDFAAEQNEDAIAEVLDTDEGAKRLGELGIGMNRGIDRFTDNILFDEKMGDTVHLALGRAYESNFPEGREDEANDSAVHVDMITDMSEDSRLEVDGEVVQRNGTFRFE; this is encoded by the coding sequence ATGGACGAACGCATCCGCGAGCACGCGAGGACCTTGGTGGACTGGAGCGCCCGGATCGAGGCGGGCGACGACGTGGTGCTCTCCGTCGCCGAAGGCGCACACGACCTCGCCGTCGCGGTCGCCGAGGAACTGGGGGAGCGCGACGCGAACGTCGTGACGCTGTACGGCTCCGACGAGGTGGACCGGGCGTACACGCGGGCCCACAGCGGCGAGTTCGACGAGGACCCCGAGTACGAGCGCGCGCTGTACGAGCACGCCGACGCGGTGCTCCGCCTCGGCGGCGGCCGGAACACCACCGAGGGCGCGGACGTGCCCTCGGAGAAACGGCAGGCCAAGGGCCGCGCTCGCCAGGGGATCCGCGAGGCGCGGATGGACACCGACTGGGTGTCGACGGTCCACCCCACCCGCGCGCTGGCCCAGCAGGCCGGGATGAGCTACGAGGAGTACCAGCAGTTCGTCTACGACGCGATCCTGCGGGACTGGGCGGAGCTGGCCGAGAAGATGGCGACGATGAAGGAGATCCTCGACGAGGGGAGCGAGGTCCGGATCGTGAAGGAGGACACCGACCTCACGATGTCCATCGAGGGCCGCACCGCCGTGAACTCCGCGGCGAGCGTGGCGTACGACTCCCACAACCTCCCCTCCGGCGAGGTGTTTACCGCGCCCCACGCCACGGAGGGGGAGGTGTTCTTCGACGTGCCGATGACGATCAACAGCCAGCGTGTGCGGAACGTCCACCTCACCTTCGAGGACGGCGAGGTCGTCGACTTCGCGGCCGAGCAGAACGAGGACGCCATCGCGGAGGTGCTGGATACGGACGAGGGTGCGAAGCGACTGGGCGAACTCGGCATCGGGATGAACCGCGGGATCGACCGCTTCACCGACAACATCCTGTTCGACGAGAAGATGGGCGACACGGTGCATCTGGCGCTCGGGCGGGCGTACGAGTCGAACTTCCCGGAGGGGAGAGAGGACGAGGCGAACGACTCGGCGGTTCACGTCGACATGATCACCGACATGAGCGAGGACTCGCGGCTGGAGGTGGATGGGGAGGTGGTGCAGCGGAACGGGACGTTCCGGTTCGAGTAG
- a CDS encoding ABC transporter permease, with translation MSWEAVARKDFRDAVRSRWLWVLSALSILVFAGAAIGRLYYGGGQQGGGVLRTFLFFLKQGTAIIIPLTALVIAYGSITRERESGTIKLLLSLPHSRDDVVLGKFLGRSGVVALPVLIGFLVAFLALLPAASGLDILVYVEFALLTALLGVVFVGIAVGVSAAANTNQQALVGAGGLFATFWFLWNFFVTGVNRAATELFGLSTPQQFQLRLALKILNPIQAYKSLVDSLFFSDFEARVRMFSLLLGMIPNQQAAQALGPNLSPVFSDGVVLAAMLLWLAVPLAVGVVWFRDAEL, from the coding sequence ATGAGCTGGGAGGCCGTCGCGCGGAAGGATTTCCGGGATGCGGTGCGCTCGCGCTGGCTCTGGGTGCTGTCGGCGCTGTCGATCCTGGTGTTCGCCGGCGCGGCGATCGGCCGACTCTACTACGGCGGCGGCCAGCAGGGCGGCGGCGTGCTCCGCACGTTCCTCTTCTTCCTCAAACAGGGGACGGCGATCATCATCCCGCTGACGGCGCTGGTGATCGCCTACGGCTCGATCACCCGCGAGCGGGAGTCGGGCACGATCAAGCTCCTGCTCTCGCTACCTCACTCCCGGGACGACGTGGTGCTCGGGAAGTTCCTCGGCCGCAGCGGCGTCGTCGCGCTGCCGGTGCTGATCGGGTTCCTCGTCGCCTTCCTCGCGCTGCTGCCGGCGGCGTCGGGGCTGGACATCCTCGTCTACGTCGAGTTCGCGCTGCTGACCGCGCTGCTGGGCGTCGTGTTCGTCGGCATCGCCGTCGGCGTCTCCGCCGCCGCGAACACGAACCAGCAGGCGCTGGTCGGCGCTGGCGGGCTGTTCGCGACCTTCTGGTTCCTCTGGAACTTCTTCGTCACCGGCGTCAACCGCGCGGCGACGGAGCTGTTCGGGCTCTCGACGCCCCAGCAGTTCCAGCTCCGGCTGGCGCTGAAGATCCTCAACCCGATCCAGGCGTACAAGTCGCTGGTCGACAGCCTGTTCTTCTCCGACTTCGAGGCCCGCGTCCGGATGTTCAGCCTGCTACTGGGGATGATCCCGAACCAGCAGGCCGCACAGGCGCTCGGCCCGAACCTCTCGCCGGTGTTCTCCGACGGCGTGGTGCTGGCGGCGATGCTGCTCTGGCTGGCCGTCCCGCTCGCGGTCGGTGTCGTCTGGTTCCGCGACGCGGAGCTGTAG
- a CDS encoding DUF5806 family protein, whose translation MSDDPTPAGGDDTSDREFEMAGETASDPAENGSGDEGVADSVGTDADTERDGADTERADADTESEEAGSPTASHDVELPEDVPEDVAEYERFTKMDRADYDRVNEFLRDRTYITAREWAIARLCADFRTETGVEMTKIGENLPRLVPFMTDTYTPQAVNQARASFEEKVTKAGATFLYGAMSGFYTAEELDETMYEVTEIAKFLLEVEGVDLSVEEELEAEDEISRVMREVREASAEVRGEEVKCPECGHVHETE comes from the coding sequence ATGAGCGACGATCCGACGCCGGCGGGGGGCGACGACACGAGCGACCGCGAGTTCGAGATGGCGGGCGAAACGGCGAGTGACCCCGCCGAGAACGGGAGCGGCGACGAGGGGGTGGCCGACTCGGTGGGCACCGACGCCGACACCGAACGCGACGGCGCCGATACCGAACGCGCCGACGCCGACACTGAGAGCGAGGAAGCGGGGAGTCCGACCGCCTCGCACGACGTGGAGCTGCCCGAGGACGTGCCGGAGGACGTCGCCGAGTACGAGCGATTCACCAAGATGGATCGCGCGGACTACGACCGCGTCAACGAGTTCCTCCGGGATCGCACGTACATCACCGCCCGGGAGTGGGCGATCGCCCGGCTCTGTGCGGACTTCCGGACCGAGACGGGCGTCGAGATGACCAAGATCGGCGAGAACCTCCCGCGGCTGGTGCCGTTCATGACGGACACGTACACGCCGCAGGCGGTGAACCAGGCCCGCGCCTCCTTCGAGGAGAAAGTCACCAAGGCGGGTGCAACCTTCCTCTACGGCGCGATGTCGGGGTTCTACACCGCCGAGGAGCTCGACGAGACGATGTACGAGGTGACCGAGATCGCGAAGTTCCTGCTCGAGGTCGAGGGCGTGGATCTCTCCGTCGAGGAGGAGCTGGAGGCGGAGGACGAGATATCGCGGGTGATGCGCGAGGTGCGGGAGGCGTCGGCGGAGGTGCGCGGCGAGGAGGTGAAGTGCCCCGAGTGCGGGCACGTCCACGAGACGGAGTAG
- a CDS encoding CPBP family intramembrane glutamic endopeptidase, protein MNGRLDAPETLQRRRIAVFLAVAFGVSWATALAIWATGGLRNSPEITEGITLATVLLPTAYMFGPAIGTVAARLATGEGWERHRLRPEFEGTMWTYAAAWLAPAGLTVVGAALYFAVFPAQFDPTMAAFREQMASMGVGLDPWLLAVIQIVSALTVAPLINGLFAFGEELGWRAYLLPKLLPLGYRPAVLLSGVIWGVWHWPILAMGYNYGFDYPGFPWTGMAAFLVFTVGAGTFLAELTVREGSVWPASVGHGAINAIAGIALLFVVGQPESLFGPTPVGVLAALPWLVVAAWLLRK, encoded by the coding sequence ATGAACGGTCGACTCGACGCGCCCGAGACGCTCCAGCGCCGCCGGATCGCGGTTTTCCTCGCGGTCGCGTTCGGCGTCTCCTGGGCGACGGCGCTGGCCATCTGGGCCACTGGCGGCCTGCGCAACAGCCCCGAGATCACCGAGGGGATCACGCTCGCGACGGTGCTCCTCCCGACGGCGTACATGTTCGGCCCCGCGATCGGCACCGTCGCCGCCCGGCTCGCGACCGGGGAGGGGTGGGAGCGCCACCGCCTCCGCCCGGAGTTCGAGGGGACGATGTGGACCTACGCCGCCGCGTGGCTGGCGCCCGCGGGGCTGACCGTCGTCGGGGCTGCGCTGTACTTCGCGGTCTTCCCGGCCCAGTTCGACCCGACGATGGCCGCGTTCCGCGAGCAGATGGCGAGCATGGGCGTGGGACTGGATCCGTGGCTCCTGGCGGTGATCCAGATCGTCAGCGCGCTCACGGTCGCGCCGCTGATCAACGGCCTGTTCGCGTTCGGCGAGGAGCTCGGCTGGCGGGCGTACCTGCTGCCGAAGCTCCTGCCGCTGGGGTACCGGCCAGCGGTCCTCCTCTCGGGCGTGATCTGGGGCGTCTGGCACTGGCCGATCCTCGCGATGGGGTACAACTACGGGTTCGACTACCCCGGGTTCCCGTGGACCGGAATGGCTGCGTTCCTCGTGTTCACCGTCGGCGCCGGAACGTTTCTCGCCGAACTCACGGTTCGGGAGGGGAGCGTCTGGCCCGCGAGCGTCGGCCACGGCGCGATCAACGCCATCGCCGGGATCGCGCTGCTGTTCGTCGTCGGCCAGCCCGAGAGCCTGTTCGGACCGACGCCGGTGGGCGTGCTGGCGGCGCTGCCGTGGCTGGTCGTCGCCGCGTGGCTGCTCCGGAAGTAG
- the gnd gene encoding phosphogluconate dehydrogenase (NAD(+)-dependent, decarboxylating), whose product MELGVIGLGRMGQIVVDRSLDAGHDVVAFDLSAEATAEAAEAGATAADSVEDLCDRLGSEKRIWLMVPAGDPVDATLDDLEPHVGEDDVIVDGGNSHFEASVRRAGDTDAAYLDCGTSGGPAGAYLGFSLMVGGPEWAYEAMVPVFDAVATGNAGHERMGPSGSGHYVKMVHNGVEYALMQAYGEGFELLANGRYDLDLEAVARTWNNGAVIRSWLLELCEEAFREEGNDLGDVADHVAGGSTGTWTVQEALEQETPVPLIYQALAERFGSRAPEEGRFARRLANRLRYGFGRHEVEREE is encoded by the coding sequence ATGGAACTGGGCGTCATCGGACTCGGGCGGATGGGGCAGATCGTCGTCGACCGATCTCTCGACGCGGGCCACGACGTGGTCGCGTTCGACCTGAGCGCTGAGGCGACCGCGGAGGCCGCGGAAGCGGGCGCGACCGCCGCCGACAGCGTTGAGGACCTCTGTGACCGACTGGGCTCGGAGAAGCGGATCTGGCTGATGGTGCCGGCGGGCGACCCCGTCGACGCCACGCTCGACGACCTCGAACCCCACGTCGGCGAGGACGACGTGATCGTCGACGGCGGGAACTCCCACTTCGAGGCGTCGGTCCGGCGCGCGGGGGACACCGACGCCGCCTACCTCGACTGCGGCACCTCCGGCGGCCCCGCCGGCGCCTATCTCGGCTTCTCGCTGATGGTCGGCGGCCCCGAGTGGGCGTACGAGGCGATGGTGCCCGTCTTCGACGCCGTCGCGACCGGGAACGCCGGTCACGAGCGCATGGGCCCCTCGGGGTCGGGCCACTACGTGAAGATGGTCCACAACGGCGTCGAGTACGCGCTGATGCAGGCGTACGGCGAAGGGTTCGAACTGCTCGCGAACGGTCGCTACGACCTCGACCTCGAAGCCGTCGCCCGAACGTGGAACAACGGCGCGGTGATCCGCTCGTGGCTGCTCGAACTCTGCGAGGAGGCGTTCCGCGAGGAGGGGAACGACCTCGGGGACGTGGCGGACCACGTCGCCGGCGGCTCGACGGGCACGTGGACGGTCCAGGAGGCGCTGGAGCAGGAGACGCCGGTGCCGCTGATCTATCAGGCGCTCGCCGAGCGGTTCGGCTCGCGGGCGCCCGAGGAGGGACGGTTCGCGCGACGGCTGGCGAACCGACTCCGCTACGGGTTCGGTCGCCACGAGGTCGAGCGAGAGGAGTAG
- a CDS encoding ABC transporter ATP-binding protein, producing MAAIELDGVTKRFDDVTAVDALDLTVEEGEVFGFLGPNGAGKSTTINLLLDFVRPTAGRVEVLGMDPQADSVAVRERTGVLPEGFSTYERLTGREHLEFAIESKDADADPDAVLERVGLAGDGDRKAGGYSKGMAQRLALGMALVGDPDLLILDEPSSGLDPAGAKEMRDIVREEADRGATVFFSSHVLGQVEAVCDSVGILREGRLVAKDSVEGLRDAVGSGATLEITADGVDDAALDAVRALDGVDAASTDGATVTVQCDPEAKTAVIGALEDAGVVVEDFSTRESSLEDLFLAYTEGDTPNDGPDDGAAEEVEP from the coding sequence ATGGCCGCCATCGAACTCGACGGGGTGACGAAGCGCTTCGACGACGTGACCGCCGTCGACGCGCTCGATCTGACCGTGGAGGAGGGCGAGGTGTTCGGCTTCCTCGGCCCGAACGGCGCCGGGAAGTCGACGACGATCAACCTCCTGCTCGACTTCGTGCGCCCCACCGCGGGGCGCGTGGAGGTGCTCGGGATGGACCCCCAGGCCGACAGCGTCGCCGTCCGGGAGCGAACTGGCGTGCTCCCGGAGGGTTTCTCGACGTACGAGCGCCTGACGGGCCGCGAACACCTCGAGTTCGCGATCGAGTCCAAGGACGCCGACGCCGACCCCGACGCCGTGCTCGAGCGGGTGGGGCTCGCCGGCGACGGCGACCGCAAGGCCGGCGGCTACTCGAAGGGGATGGCCCAGCGCCTCGCGCTCGGGATGGCGCTCGTGGGCGACCCCGACCTGCTGATCCTCGACGAGCCCTCCTCCGGGCTCGACCCTGCGGGGGCGAAGGAGATGCGCGATATCGTCCGGGAGGAGGCCGATCGCGGTGCGACCGTCTTTTTCTCCAGCCACGTGCTCGGGCAGGTCGAGGCGGTCTGTGACAGCGTGGGTATCCTCCGCGAGGGACGGCTCGTCGCGAAGGACTCCGTCGAAGGGCTGCGCGACGCCGTGGGCTCCGGCGCGACGCTCGAGATCACCGCCGACGGCGTCGACGACGCGGCGCTCGACGCGGTGCGGGCGCTCGACGGCGTCGACGCCGCCTCGACCGACGGCGCGACCGTGACGGTCCAGTGCGACCCCGAGGCCAAGACCGCCGTCATCGGCGCGCTCGAGGACGCGGGCGTCGTCGTCGAGGACTTCTCGACCCGCGAGTCGTCGCTGGAGGACCTGTTCCTCGCGTACACGGAGGGGGATACGCCGAACGACGGGCCCGACGACGGCGCCGCCGAGGAGGTGGAGCCATGA
- a CDS encoding FxLYD domain-containing protein → MRRRALLARTALLTTAAGLAGCSGFGDGTPTDSSTPSPSPTATPTPSTIGTPASGSLAVVEHGLSRSNEGSEDELVAVEATIENTGESAAVGVTAIARFFDEDGTLLDESEADTDRLAAGGEWELELLYPGSGDEARTVADYRLLIEQD, encoded by the coding sequence ATGCGCCGTCGTGCCCTCCTCGCGCGCACCGCCCTCCTGACCACCGCCGCCGGGCTGGCCGGCTGTTCCGGCTTCGGCGACGGGACCCCCACCGACTCGTCGACTCCCAGTCCGAGCCCCACAGCTACCCCGACGCCGTCGACGATCGGGACGCCGGCGAGCGGCTCGCTCGCAGTAGTCGAACACGGTCTCTCCCGCTCGAACGAGGGGAGCGAGGACGAACTCGTCGCCGTCGAAGCCACGATCGAGAACACGGGCGAGTCGGCGGCGGTCGGCGTCACCGCTATCGCTCGGTTCTTCGACGAGGACGGAACGCTGCTCGACGAGAGCGAAGCGGACACCGACCGACTCGCCGCCGGCGGGGAGTGGGAGCTCGAACTGCTGTACCCCGGCAGCGGCGACGAGGCCCGCACGGTCGCCGACTACCGACTCCTGATCGAGCAGGACTGA
- a CDS encoding carboxymuconolactone decarboxylase family protein, with amino-acid sequence MATQQTVQEIEETLGQVPGWMQLLAEPASDHSWGIFRDLLLGETELTPREKALVGVSAAAAMNCQYCSYFHKEEARFAGVSEAELAETINVAGVTEYFSTVLHGNEYEHDTFVTETDEVFDHLREQGMAPADD; translated from the coding sequence ATGGCGACACAACAGACGGTCCAGGAGATCGAGGAAACGCTCGGACAGGTGCCGGGGTGGATGCAGCTCCTCGCGGAGCCCGCAAGCGACCACAGCTGGGGGATCTTCCGGGATCTCCTCCTCGGGGAGACCGAGCTCACCCCGCGGGAGAAGGCGCTCGTCGGCGTGAGCGCGGCCGCGGCGATGAACTGTCAGTACTGCTCGTACTTCCACAAGGAGGAGGCCCGGTTCGCGGGAGTCTCGGAGGCCGAACTCGCGGAAACGATCAACGTCGCCGGCGTCACCGAGTACTTCTCGACGGTGCTGCACGGCAACGAGTACGAACACGACACGTTCGTCACCGAGACGGACGAGGTGTTCGACCACCTCCGGGAACAGGGGATGGCCCCGGCCGACGACTGA
- a CDS encoding zinc-binding dehydrogenase, with amino-acid sequence MPSEMTAHVVEEHGGPDEFTEIERPVPDPGPEEIRVEVVASSVNPVDYKIRRGDIPDFAPEFPATLGCDVSGVVDAVGDDVQRFEAGDEVYGMPGGAGRQGALAEYVVGDAGTFANAPESIPLSDAAALPVVALTAWELLTDKSDVGIDDDVLVYGASGGVGHIGVQVARWLGANVVATGSTAAKRDLARELGADAAVDYTERSPAEYVDEHTGGAGFDTVFDPVGDDHLETAFEAARPFGSVVTTETSAAEDVSLAALHENSLELGVVLVILPVLRGEGEERIGTELAEIASLVDDGAITPHIDERFAFDEVADAHELAESGEFVGKILLEND; translated from the coding sequence ATGCCATCGGAGATGACCGCACACGTCGTCGAGGAGCACGGCGGCCCCGACGAGTTCACCGAGATCGAGCGGCCGGTGCCCGATCCCGGCCCCGAGGAGATCCGTGTCGAGGTCGTCGCCTCCAGTGTCAACCCCGTCGACTACAAGATCCGCCGGGGCGACATCCCCGACTTCGCCCCGGAGTTCCCCGCGACGCTGGGCTGTGACGTGTCGGGCGTCGTCGACGCGGTCGGCGACGACGTCCAGCGCTTCGAGGCGGGCGACGAGGTGTACGGGATGCCCGGCGGCGCGGGCCGACAGGGCGCGCTCGCGGAGTACGTCGTCGGCGACGCGGGCACGTTCGCCAACGCCCCCGAGTCGATCCCGCTTTCCGACGCCGCCGCGCTGCCGGTCGTCGCGCTCACGGCGTGGGAGTTGCTGACCGACAAGAGCGACGTGGGAATCGACGACGACGTGTTGGTGTACGGCGCCAGCGGCGGCGTCGGCCATATCGGCGTGCAGGTCGCCCGCTGGCTGGGCGCGAACGTCGTCGCCACCGGCTCGACCGCCGCGAAGCGCGACCTCGCGCGGGAACTGGGCGCCGACGCCGCCGTCGACTACACCGAGCGTTCGCCCGCCGAGTACGTCGACGAGCACACCGGCGGCGCGGGGTTCGACACCGTGTTCGACCCCGTCGGCGACGACCACCTCGAGACCGCGTTCGAGGCGGCCCGCCCGTTCGGCAGCGTCGTCACCACCGAGACAAGCGCCGCCGAGGACGTCTCGCTCGCAGCGCTGCACGAGAACTCGCTCGAACTCGGCGTCGTGCTGGTGATCCTCCCGGTGCTGCGCGGCGAGGGGGAGGAGCGGATCGGCACGGAACTGGCCGAGATCGCGTCGCTGGTCGACGACGGCGCGATCACCCCCCACATCGACGAGCGGTTCGCGTTCGACGAGGTGGCCGACGCCCACGAACTGGCCGAGTCCGGCGAGTTCGTCGGGAAGATCCTGCTCGAGAACGACTGA